The genome window TGCTCGCGAGCGCGACCGCAACCCGCTCATCCGCGACGAGCGTCCCGATCTCGTGCAGAGCCATCTCGCGCGCCGTACTGGACTCGTTCGCCGGCCGGATGTCGCGGTGGAGCGCTCGTGAAGGTCGCGGAGCACATCGGCGCGATCCGCCCCGACCCCAGTGACCCGTCGCCGCTGCGCATCGACGAGGCGCTGGTCCGCCGGATGCTCGTCGCGTTCCTGCGCGAAGAATCGAGGAAGTCAGACCACAAGCGCGTGGTCGTGGCCGTCTCCGGGGGCGTGGATAGCGCCGCGGTCGCGGCTCTCGCCGCGGAGGCTTTCGGCCCGAGCAACGTCACCGCGCTGTTCCTGCCGTACCGGACGTCGGATGCCGCATCACGCGAGCACGCACGGCTCGTCGCGAAGACCTTCGGACTCGCGCTCGAAGAGATCGATATCACACCACAGGTCGATGCCTACCTCGGGCGGCTCGGTGACATCGATCGCGTGCGGCGTGGCAACAAGATGGCGCGCGAGCGCAAGTCGATCGAATACGACCGCGCCTGGCCCGACGGGCTGGTGCTCGGCAC of Candidatus Limnocylindria bacterium contains these proteins:
- a CDS encoding NAD+ synthase, translating into MKVAEHIGAIRPDPSDPSPLRIDEALVRRMLVAFLREESRKSDHKRVVVAVSGGVDSAAVAALAAEAFGPSNVTALFLPYRTSDAASREHARLVAKTFGLALEEIDITPQVDAYLGRLGDIDRVRRGNKMARERKSIEYDRAWPDGLVLGTSNKTELLLGYGTRHGDMACDLNPVGDLYKTQLRELSMHLGVPDVVVRKPPTADLWQGQTDEGELGFTYAQADLILYHLVDRRLRPAELIANGFDAPLVNNIREKMRRSHYKRVMPLIAKVSLRTVGHDFLYPRDWEAD